The proteins below are encoded in one region of Desulfobacterales bacterium:
- the serC gene encoding 3-phosphoserine/phosphohydroxythreonine transaminase — protein sequence MSNRIFNFSAGPCTLPLPALKKAQAEFVDYQGAGMSLIEMSHRGAHYDKVHYNAITGIRDVLAVPDSHDILFIQGGATLQFGMVPLNLVGGGKTAEFLNTGTWVKKAIADAEKLGPTRILWTNEAENFTRMPANEEYQVGDDAAYLHICGNETIGGIEYHEYPDTGTVPLVSDMSSHIMSRPIEWEKLDLAFAGAQKNLGPAGMALVIIHKALLENCRDDLPAYLSYRTHAGKDSLYNTPPVFAIYMLKLTVDWVKEKGGLAEMEKRALARSGTLYDTIDRSEGWYRCPVDTGSR from the coding sequence ATGTCAAATCGTATTTTTAATTTTTCAGCCGGCCCCTGCACCCTGCCGTTACCGGCGCTCAAAAAAGCTCAAGCTGAATTCGTTGATTACCAGGGTGCCGGAATGTCTCTGATCGAAATGAGCCATCGGGGCGCACATTACGATAAGGTGCATTATAATGCCATAACCGGTATTCGCGATGTCCTGGCCGTCCCGGACAGCCATGACATTCTGTTCATCCAGGGCGGTGCAACCCTGCAATTTGGCATGGTGCCGTTGAATCTGGTAGGCGGCGGTAAAACCGCCGAATTTCTGAATACCGGAACCTGGGTTAAAAAGGCGATTGCCGATGCTGAAAAACTGGGACCGACCCGTATTTTGTGGACCAATGAAGCGGAAAATTTTACACGCATGCCCGCCAATGAAGAATATCAGGTAGGGGACGATGCCGCCTACTTACACATTTGCGGTAACGAGACCATCGGTGGAATTGAGTATCATGAATACCCGGATACCGGTACGGTGCCGCTGGTATCGGATATGTCGTCACATATCATGTCACGTCCGATTGAATGGGAAAAGCTCGACCTCGCATTTGCCGGCGCCCAGAAAAACCTTGGACCTGCCGGTATGGCGCTGGTGATTATTCACAAAGCGCTTCTGGAAAACTGCCGCGATGACCTGCCGGCCTATCTGTCGTACAGGACTCACGCCGGGAAGGATTCGCTCTATAATACACCACCGGTTTTTGCCATTTATATGCTGAAACTCACCGTCGACTGGGTTAAAGAAAAGGGCGGGCTGGCAGAGATGGAAAAACGCGCCCTGGCGCGTTCCGGAACGCTGTATGACACTATCGACCGCTCCGAAGGCTGGTACCGCTGCCCGGTGGACACAGGCTCCCGC